The genomic interval GAGGCTGCCCGAGCCGGGCGGCTCGGACTCTGGGAATACGACGCAGCGCTTGGGCGGGTCATCCTCGGGGCGGGCATGACCTTGGTCCTCGATCTTCCTCCCGACGCCAAGTCCCTTGATCTCAATGAGTTCGCTGCGCTCATCCATCCGGCCGACCGCAGTCCGGTCATGGCCGAACTGGAAGATGCCCTGCGAGGTGCGACGCCGCGCTTCGAGGCTGTGTTCCGGATTCTTCGCGGAGGGGAAGAGCCGCGCCACGTGGCCTTCTCCGGCTCGCCCGCCGTCGCGGACAGCCGCGTGCTCGCTTTTTCGGGAACCTGCGTGGACATGGACAGTCGGGTACGGGCCGAGTCCGCGCTGCGCGAGGCGCGGGAGGCGGCTGCGAGGGCCGAGAAGGCGCGCGACGAGTTTTTGGCCAACGCCAGTCACGAGCTGCGCACGCCCCTGCACGGCATCGTCGGCATGCTCCAGATGTCCCAGGACGCCAGGTCGCTCGACGAGGCGCGCGAGCTCGTGGGGCTTGCGCAGCAGGCGGCACGGCAGATGCAGCAGATCGTGAGCCGTCTGCTCGACCTGGCGCAGGTGCAAGCCAGGCCGCCGTCGGGCCAGTGTATCGAGTTCTCTCCGGCGAGCCTGCTTTCGGACATCGCCCGGAACGTGGCCGAGCGGTGCGCGGCCAAGGGGCTTTCCTTCGACGTGCGGCTGGACGAATCGCTGCCGCCGGTGCTCGCGGGCGACGCTCACGGCATTGACAGAATCGTGCGCCACCTGCTGGACAACGCCGAGCGCTTCACCAGCGCGGGAGGCGTCAGGCTCGAAGTCTCCATGCACGGCCATGGAGGGGACGAGGCCGCGAACCTCCTGGTC from Alkalidesulfovibrio alkalitolerans DSM 16529 carries:
- a CDS encoding sensor histidine kinase, yielding MSELERLGTPAKLDCPSGADCATCPGCPRQVRQLDEAARAGRLGLWEYDAALGRVILGAGMTLVLDLPPDAKSLDLNEFAALIHPADRSPVMAELEDALRGATPRFEAVFRILRGGEEPRHVAFSGSPAVADSRVLAFSGTCVDMDSRVRAESALREAREAAARAEKARDEFLANASHELRTPLHGIVGMLQMSQDARSLDEARELVGLAQQAARQMQQIVSRLLDLAQVQARPPSGQCIEFSPASLLSDIARNVAERCAAKGLSFDVRLDESLPPVLAGDAHGIDRIVRHLLDNAERFTSAGGVRLEVSMHGHGGDEAANLLVVVSDTGPGIDSGRVEQIFEPFVLGEDVLTKSGSGLGLGLSLARRLSENMGGRLWCESAPGEGSTFFLLAPVRRASCGV